A genomic segment from Spinacia oleracea cultivar Varoflay chromosome 3, BTI_SOV_V1, whole genome shotgun sequence encodes:
- the LOC110791618 gene encoding cysteine desulfurase, mitochondrial, whose product MTFSKHLVSKLRCLPTITQTLTRPLSTAAAAATTSTDHPPDDDSSPISMKGVKISGRPLYLDMQATSPVDPRVLDAMLPYFISQYGNPHSRTHLYGWESEAAVETARTQVAALINASPKEIIFTSGATESNNISVKGLLHFLRSTKRHVITTQTEHKCVLDSCRHLQQEGYEVTYLPVEKDGLVDMGKLRAAIRPDTGLVSIMMVNNEIGVVQPVDEIGEICKEFNIAFHTDAAQALGKIPIDVGKMNVSLMSLSAHKIYGPKGVGALYIRRRPRVRVEPQMNGGGQERGIRSGTVPTPLVVGFGAACDVAMKEMKYDENRARVLSQRLLKGITDKVDAVVINGSAEKRYPGNMNLSFRFVEGESLLMGLKEVAVSSGSACTSASLEPSYVLRALGVDEEMAHTSIRFGIGRFTTEEEIDKAVELTVKQVLKLREMSPLYEMYQQGIDIKSIQWSQH is encoded by the coding sequence ATGACTTTCTCGAAGCATCTTGTTTCCAAGCTCCGCTGCCTCCCAACCATCACTCAAACCCTAACCCGCCCCCTCTccaccgccgccgccgccgccaccACATCCACCGACCACCCACCAGATGATGATTCCTCCCCCATCTCAATGAAGGGTGTAAAAATATCCGGCCGCCCACTTTACCTAGATATGCAAGCTACCTCACCGGTGGACCCCCGTGTCCTCGACGCCATGCTCCCGTATTTCATCTCCCAGTACGGCAACCCCCATAGTCGGACCCACCTCTACGGCTGGGAATCCGAAGCCGCCGTCGAAACCGCCCGCACCCAAGTCGCCGCCCTCATCAACGCCTCCCCTAAGGAAATCATCTTCACCTCCGGCGCCACCGAGTCCAACAACATCTCCGTCAAAGGCCTCCTTCACTTCCTCCGGTCTACCAAGCGCCACGTCATCACCACCCAGACGGAGCACAAGTGTGTCCTCGATTCTTGCCGCCACCTCCAGCAGGAGGGTTACGAGGTCACGTATCTCCCCGTCGAGAAAGACGGGCTGGTTGACATGGGTAAGCTCCGGGCCGCGATTCGTCCCGATACGGGTTTGGTTTCCATCATGATGGTGAATAACGAGATTGGGGTTGTTCAACCAGTTGACGAAATTGGGGAAATTTGTAAGGAATTCAACATCGCGTTTCATACTGATGCAGCTCAAGCTTTAGGGAAGATTCCGATTGATGTGGGGAAGATGAATGTGAGTTTGATGAGTTTGAGTGCGCATAAGATTTACGGGCCGAAAGGGGTTGGGGCTTTATACATTCGAAGGCGACCTCGAGTTAGGGTTGAGCCTCAAATGAATGGTGGTGGACAAGAGAGAGGGATTAGGAGTGGAACTGTGCCTACTCCATTAGTGGTTGGATTCGGTGCTGCTTGTGATGTTGCAATGAAAGAGATGAAGTATGATGAGAACAGAGCTCGAGTTTTATCACAGAGATTGTTGAAGGGAATTACAGATAAAGTTGATGCTGTCGTCATCAATGGAAGCGCTGAGAAGAGGTACCCTGGTAATATGAACTTGTCGTTTCGATTCGTTGAAGGGGAAAGCTTGTTGATGGGGTTGAAGGAGGTGGCGGTTTCGAGTGGGAGTGCTTGTACAAGTGCTAGTTTGGAACCCAGTTATGTGTTGAGAGCTCTTGGTGTTGATGAAGAGATGGCTCATACTTCAATTAGGTTTGGGATTGGGAGGTTTACTACTGAAGAAGAGATTGATAAAGCAGTTGAGTTGACTGTTAAACAGGTTCTTAAGTTGAGGGAGATGAGTCCTCTTTATGAAATGTATCAACAAGGGATTGATATTAAGAGCATTCAATGGTCTCAACACTAA
- the LOC110791609 gene encoding EPIDERMAL PATTERNING FACTOR-like protein 2 isoform X1, whose amino-acid sequence MVARFTMALLLTMSLVSIFLFLSTIIEGRLLLTVTLTHDDSSSVLPQVRITRITKEENEMKLRGREIGSRPPKCEGRCKSCGHCEAIQVPTIPVTVSKIEYKPITWKCKCGTSLFNP is encoded by the exons ATGGTTGCCCGTTTCACCATGGCTCTACTCCTCACAATGTCACTCGTCTCGATTTTCCTTTTCTTATCCACCATTATCGAAG GCAGACTGCTTTTAACGGTTACACTTACACATGATGATTCAAGCTCCGTTCTACCCCAAGTAAGAATCACACGg ATAACGAAAGAAGAGAATGAAATGAAGCTACGAGGGCGTGAGATAGGATCAAGGCCACCAAAATGTGAAGGAAGGTGCAAATCTTGTGGTCATTGTGAAGCAATTCAAGTGCCTACAATTCCTGTTACAGTCTCAAAAATTGAGTATAAGCCTATCACTTGGAAATGCAAATGTGGCACCTCTCTCTTTAATCCTTAA
- the LOC110791609 gene encoding EPIDERMAL PATTERNING FACTOR-like protein 2 isoform X2, with product MVARFTMALLLTMSLVSIFLFLSTIIEGRLLLTVTLTHDDSSSVLPQITKEENEMKLRGREIGSRPPKCEGRCKSCGHCEAIQVPTIPVTVSKIEYKPITWKCKCGTSLFNP from the exons ATGGTTGCCCGTTTCACCATGGCTCTACTCCTCACAATGTCACTCGTCTCGATTTTCCTTTTCTTATCCACCATTATCGAAG GCAGACTGCTTTTAACGGTTACACTTACACATGATGATTCAAGCTCCGTTCTACCCCAA ATAACGAAAGAAGAGAATGAAATGAAGCTACGAGGGCGTGAGATAGGATCAAGGCCACCAAAATGTGAAGGAAGGTGCAAATCTTGTGGTCATTGTGAAGCAATTCAAGTGCCTACAATTCCTGTTACAGTCTCAAAAATTGAGTATAAGCCTATCACTTGGAAATGCAAATGTGGCACCTCTCTCTTTAATCCTTAA
- the LOC110791616 gene encoding ubiquitin-conjugating enzyme E2 2: MASSSSSSQLRLMSDLKSIINEPPEGCSASPMSDENLFVWSATIFGPDETPWEGGVFSLRLTFTDNYPEKPPRVRFTSDIFHPNVYHDGTLCMDIIQDAWSPCHNVATILTSIQSLLTDPNPSSPANPEAAQLFQHDNPAYNKRVRRCARKSTEYS, from the exons ATGgcgtcttcttcttcctcatctCAGCTTCGTCTTATGTCTGATCTCAAATCCATCATCAACGAACCCCCTGAA GGTTGTAGCGCAAGTCCAATGTCAGATGAAAATCTGTTTGTTTGGAGTGCCACCATTTTTGGCCCTGATGAAACCCCTTGGGAAG GTGGTGTTTTTAGTCTAAGGTTGACATTTACTGATAATTACCCAGAAAAGCCTCCTCGAGTTCGTTTTACCTCGGATATTTTTCATCCTAATG TTTATCACGACGGTACATTGTGCATGGACATCATTCAGGATGCTTGGTCACCCTGCCACAATGTAGCTACAATCTTGACATCTATACAG TCCCTTCTAACTGACCCGAATCCTTCAAGTCCCGCAAATCCCGAGGCTGCTCAACTCTTCCAGCATGACAATCCGGCTTATAACAA GAGGGTTCGAAGATGTGCCCGAAAATCCACCGAGTACTCTTGA
- the LOC110791615 gene encoding uncharacterized protein — MLVLLRRFSASISVGNPCIISIFNRYCSNSRVSIDEGEWKSYPSTSVDDGNGLRNRFGGISCLPFLYQDQPQLDSREIEVVDLDTWSIASGLVGVSKSKQNEPHLRLIGLEELDDGISCNVEQVEDDLDIDEIEDMRTHGSLFYKIEKSSMEFEEYQFDFHGKKVKSRTNDGRETKTRENLKCDLAQNGEKSLKGKVISKKSGLNDSSLVNKERLVKSIEENYVVCTHNLDGFSAGKKLRNPTFNQLTGPFHEPFCLDIYVSKGSVRACVVHRATSKVVVVAHSISKDIKFGLGSTKSRVAAATVGTVLAQRALADDIHDVIYTPRKGDKLEGKLQIVLQSIIDNGVNVKVKLKQRNPGKAVRRRYADEV; from the coding sequence ATGTTAGTTTTACTAAGGAGATTTTCTGCCTCTATTTCGGTAGGAAAtccttgtattatttctatCTTTAATAGATATTGTTCAAATAGCCGGGTTTCTATTGATGAGGGTGAATGGAAATCTTATCCTTCGACTTCAGTTGATGATGGCAATGGTTTAAGGAATCGTTTTGGTGGGATATCCTGCTTGCCATTTCTTTACCAAGATCAACCCCAACTAGATAGCCGTGAAATCGAGGTTGTTGATTTAGATACGTGGTCTATTGCTTCGGGTTTGGTTGGTGTGTCAAAGAGCAAACAAAACGAGCCACATTTGAGATTGATTGGTTTAGAGGAACTTGATGATGGGATTAGTTGTAATGTTGAACAGGTTGAGGATGATCTTGATATTGATGAGATTGAAGATATGAGAACCCATGGAAGCCTGTTTTACAAGATTGAGAAAAGTTCTATGGAGTTTGAAGAATACCAATTTGACTTCCATGGAAAAAAGGTAAAATCCAGAACAAATGATGGAAGGGAAACCAAGACGAGAGAAAACCTGAAATGTGATTTGGCTCAAAATGGTGAAAAGTCTTTAAAGGGTAAGGTAATTAGCAAGAAGTCCGGTTTAAATGATTCTTCCTTGGTGAACAAGGAACGACTTGTTAAATCTATCGAGGAGAACTATGTTGTTTGTACTCATAATCTCGACGGTTTTTCTGCTGGGAAGAAGTTAAGAAACCCAACTTTCAACCAACTCACAGGGCCTTTCCATGAACCCTTTTGTCTAGACATTTATGTGTCAAAAGGTTCAGTTCGTGCTTGTGTAGTCCACCGTGCAACAAGCAAGGTTGTCGTTGTTGCACATTCCATTTCTAAAGACATAAAATTTGGTCTTGGGTCTACCAAAAGTAGAGTCGCTGCAGCCACTGTGGGAACTGTTCTAGCGCAACGTGCTTTGGCTGATGATATTCATGATGTGATATACACGCCCAGGAAAGGTGACAAGTTGGAGGGAAAGCTTCAGATTGTCCTTCAATCAATTATAGATAATGGAGTTAATGTGAAGGTCAAGCTTAAGCAGAGGAATCCTGGTAAAGCTGTTAGAAGACGTTATGCTGATGAAGTGTAA